GGCGGCAATAATTTTCCCAAAACGAGCCAGTTTTAATAAATCGACAAATAGTAAAGCCACCAAATAAACACCAAACAGAATCAGGACCGCAGATAAGACTAAAAAAGGAAAAGGCATAAAGACTAGAGATTAGTAACAATAAATCTATTATAACAAAATCTTTAAATAATAACATCTATGCATTTAACGGTTTTTAGCTTCGGCGGCTGGCCTGATTTTCTAGAAAAACTAGAGGCGACTTTGAAGCGCGGCGACCCCAATAAAAGCGAGATTTTTATTCCTCCCGAAAGCGAAGTGCTAATAATTATTCCGGGAAAAAAGCGGGCGGCCGCCGGTAGTTTGTGCCGGCACCTGAGGAGAGCTAAGATATTTTTGCCAATAATGGTGATTGGCGAAAAAATCAGTTTAGCGCAGGGGGAAAATTTTCTTAAATCTGGGGCCGATGATTATTTGTCAGGCGACTGGGAGTTAATTGAGCTTCAAGCGCGCCTCGAGGCCCTACGAAGGCGACCGCAAGTCTTTATTAACTCTCCTTTAAAAATAAAAAATCTGAAAATTGATTTTTTTAAACGACAGGCCAGCGTCAATCAAAAATCTTTACTTCTGACGCCTAAAGAATTTGATATTTTAGAATACCTAGGCAAGAACCAGCATCGCCTGGTTAACCGAGAAGAATTAAGTCTTGAACTTTGGACTAGTAATTTCAACGATTTATCACAAACGGTTAACAGCCACCTTTCTAATTTGCGGTCAAAGCTAAAGAATAGCGCTGCTGAGGTTCAAATCACCACCGTTTTCGGGGGCGGTTATTTTTTAAAGTAAGCTTAAAAATATGAAATTTTTTGCTCTTTATTTTTTCGCCAGCAGCCTTACCATCCTCGCCACTTTATTTTTTCAGCGCCAGCATTTTCAGAAAAAACTCTTTAAGAAAGAGGCGACCTTAAAAGACCAAATAAATCAGTCTTTATTAGATTTTAAAAGAAATAAGGCTAAGGAATTAGAAAATTATCACTGCCTGGTTGAGGTCGGTCGCTTAGCCAGTGGAATTCTTCATGATCTCGTCAACCCCCTAACCGCGCTAACTCTAAATCTAGAACAAACCCGCTTTTCCAATTTAAGCGACATCAAGGCGGACGAATGGGAACAAAAACTAAATGAGGGTAGCATTTTATGCGACCGGATGACCCGACTCATCAAAGCCGCCAGCAAACAGCTTAACGCGAAAACGGAACAGAAAAACTGGTTCTTAATCGATGAAGAAATAATTAATGTTTTAAATCTTCTTAATTATAAAGCCCAGCTCCATCAGGTAAGCTTACGGAGAGATTTAGAAAAAGATTTATTTTTAAATAATAACGCGATAAAGTTTAGCCGTATTATCTCTAATCTGGTTAGCAATGCGATTGAAGCAGCCGATACTAATAAAAAATCTTCTTGGGTAGAAATAAAAACTCGCGCGGCTGCTGGTCGTTTGCTAATAACTATTACCGACAATGGCTTTGGGTTTCCTAATCACCTCAAAGATAAATTATTTGAACCATTTTTTAGCACTAAAGACGGCGGCCACAATTTAGGCTTAGGACTAGCAATTGTTTCGGATTTAGTCAAAAAAGATTTTTCCGGCGATTTACGCGTTGTCAGTGCAGCGGGGAAATTTACCAGCTTCACGGCCGATCTGCCCCTAAACAAAAAAGACCTCAGCGTAGAGGTCTAGTTACTTAATTACTTAGAAAACGGTTGTTTTAATTCGGTAAAGATTTATGCTTTTTTTTGGCACTCATAAACACCAGCCCGCCCAAAAATATTAAGAGCGCGATAACCGCGGCAACAATAACAGCGGGATACTCACCCTTAAAGCCGCTCTCCGCTAGATGTCTGTAAAGAATCGCGCCGTAGGCCCAAATCAGCACTAGACCGTAAGCAAGGGAGCGATCCTTGAGCATTCGCCAGGAGCCAATAAGTGCCCCCACGAGTAAAATTGCGACTGTCCAAAAAACTTCAGAAGGACCAAATCTGTTCCAGCCGATTTTTACCAAAAAAACAGTAATATTGGCAATGGTGGCGACCGTAATCCAGCCGAAATAAACACTAAAGGGTAAACGCAGCCGCCAACCCTCTGACGGCGTGAGCTTAGCCGACCTTAAAACATCAGCAATTTTTATTAGCGTAATTAGTAAGCCGATAATTAGTAGGACGGAGAGCCAAATAACTTCATAATGCCAAGCGAATATCCAGGCGGCATTTAAAAGCGCATTAATAATAAACAAGCGATTAACGAAGGCGACCTCTTTTTTGCTCTGTCGAAACTGGTAAACAACATAAACTCCTAAAAGAATGTAGATTAAGCTCCAAATAGAAAAAGCATAACCAGCGGGGGCAAAAAGATTCGGGTAACTATCAGAAATATCGCCAGTTTTCCGGCCAGCCAAGGGCAGTAAGACTGCTAAGGCGTTGACCATTACCATAGTAAGGTAAGCGCCCAAGGTGGAAATTTTTAAAAACTTGTTGTTCATAAAATCCTCTTTAATTAATATTCTTTTATAAGCTCCTCCTCATCTTCAATAACGCGATAAGCGGAAATATTGCCACTCGGTAAAAGTTTTGGTGGGCACAAAATAATCATTACCTGAAGTGTTCTCAATGGCCAGCCGAGGGAACGATTCGCTCCCACTAGAATTAGTATAAACCACTCCGGTTATCGTCCTGTTTGCTGGCACCCGGTATCCACTTAAACGCGCATCAATAGCCAGCGCTAAAACGGGAATAATCAAAACAATAAAAACTAAAAAATTTTAAAAAACTATTGGTTTCGTTAAAAAATTTCATAGTTTTAAAAAAAATAAAAAACTATTTTAAAAAAGTAAATTTAAAATAATTATAGCAAGTCTTTAATGTAATGTATATTAAAAAAGGATGCTTAGCCTAAGCATCCTTTTTAAGTTGAGATTACCTCTACTTATTTATCACTTTTTTTCAGCAAGCGTAAGCCGCAATACATTTTTTGGCTATAAAAACGGCCGAGCGTTAAATGGTTTAAATCATTAGAGATTTCAACCATGTGTCCATAAGCTGAGCCTTCGGAGGTAGCGGTCCACCAAGTGGCGCTTTCTCTTAAGTTCATATAAACCCACTGATTATCGGTGTTTTCAGCAAAAGCACCATTACCTACGGCCGTAAAACCGGAAGAATTAGTCGGGGGGTTATAAGAATTAGGATTTTTCCAATACGTTTCTCCCTTAGCCATCATCAATGGTCCGGCTTTCCAAGCCTCCTTGCTGCCGGCCAAATACTCTCCTAAATCCCAAAATTCCGATAGTGTTGGAGTGGCCCAACCAATTATTAACTCCCGCTCATCGTTGCCCACGTAGAAATTGTAAAGGTTGCCATAGAGCTCACCATTTTTTGGATCATTATCGTATTGGCAATAAGCGCCAGTACTCAGATCGCCCCAATTGCCAGCACTGCCCACATTTGGAATGGGATCACCATTGGCATAATGCGTTGTTCTCAAATTTTCCCGCAACCAAACCTGATCGCCGATGGTAACGGCATGATACAAATTACCGTCATAATCAATGACCGCAAAAGTCTCAAACTCACTCATGTCACTTATCACAATTCCAGCCTGGTTATCGAGCTCCACTTGATAATAAATTTTAGTACCCAGTGGCAACTCACTAAGACCAACCGAAACTTCAAGGCTATCAGCCCCCTGATAAAGGGTCGTTAGCGTTTTTGCTTTTGGTGTTTTTTCGGCATCGGTCCAATACTTAAAAGTTACTTTAGTTTCTGGTTGATAAGGAATAATCGTCGCATTCAAAGTGGCTTCAAAACGAGTCACTTCGGTGGCGGGCTTAACCAGCACTCCTGCTTTAGTTAAAGAGAGCGTTTTAAAAGTACCGGTTTTAGCATCCGAACCGCCGTCATTCACAATCATGACTCTAAAGTCGTAGGAAGTATTGGGTTTTAACTTAGACAAAGGGATAGATATACTAACAGCATCTGCGCCTTTATCTGGAAGTGATAAAAGCTTGTTCTCTTTTACTTCCTGATGAAGAGCTTCAAAATACTCTAGAGAAATGTTCGCTGCTCCATTAGTAAATACGGAAAAAACGATTACCGCTTCAGTGGTGGCGACATCTTTAACGCTCGTAATAGAAACTGACGGTTTAAGTAAAACGGGGTCAGGATCAGAACAAGCAAAAAATGAAACTAAGAAAAAGACGCTGGCAAGAAAAACTATCGTTTTCCACAGCCCCGATTTACAATTTGTTCTCATTATCTTTGTTTTTTGTTTTTTATTTTTAAGGTACCTTTTACTCAATTATTTGGCCTTTTAGCCTAATTAAGTATAAGCCAACAATAACCTTATTATTGGAATTTGTCAAGTGGTTCGTAGTAGCTCAATGGCCTGGCAACGCCTGCCCCCAAAACCATATCAACCTGTTTAAAGTATAAAAAAACAAGCTAAAAGCTTGTTTTTTGTGGGGTGCTCGGGGACAGGGATTCGAACCCCGATAGCCAGGACCAAAACCTGGAGTCCTACCATTAGACGATCCCCGAATTGCTTTCTTATATTAAACTAGAGCGAAAATGAAGTCAACTGATAAGCCTCTAAACGCGAGCATATTTCCGGACCGCTAACCAGGTGGCAATCAAAGTAACGGCAAAAACCGCACCAAATTGAGCGCCAAAAATGGACCAAGCATTATCAGTATAGAAAGAAATAATATTTACTGTATAGCCGGTAAAGAAAACCTCGAGATAGGGCTGCACGATTGATAAGAGCGGGAACAGAGAAACCGCCACAATCAGCGTTGCCACCAGGGCATAGAAAAAAGCCGAAAAAACATAGGGCATGTAGATGAAAAAGTTAGAGGCCCCGACGAGACGCATAATCTCAATTTCCTGACGGTGGGTATAGATGGCCACCCTAATCGCATTATAAGCGACCAACAAGCCGATCAAAATAAAAATAACAATCAAAATTATACCAATTTCATTAAGCTTGTAAGTGATCTGATTAATCTTTTCTAAAATAACCGAGTTATCAGAGAAATCTCGTGACTCCAGGGCATCACTTTCTAAAGCTTTTAAAGAAGTTATTAGGGCTTCGGAATTATCGAAATCAGCTGGGGTAATAATTAAGGAGGGTGAGAGCGGATTTTTTCCAATCTCCTTTAGAGCGTTTAAAATTTCCGGATTATTTTGGTTTTTGCTGCGAAAGTTTTCTAAAGCCTCGGCTTTAGAAATAAAAATAACTTCTTTGACGTCCGCCAAACTCTCAACGCGCTGCTTGGTTTCTATAATCTGCGCTTCAGAGGCATCCGGTTTAAAATACAAACTGATATTGATTCTTTCTTTGACGGCCTCAACCGCATTTTCGCTAATCAATTTTACCGTGAATAAAGCATTCATGGAAAACAAGGCGAGCGCCAGAATGGTGACCGTCACAATCGATAACCAAACATTACGGAAGATGTCTTGAAAACTAAATTTCAACGCGCGAATTAAAGAAATCATAAATTTTAGAGAAAATATTTGCCTCGTTCTTTATCACTAATAATTACCCCTCGGTCCATGGTAATGACCCGGTGGCGCAATTGATTAACTATTTCTTTATTATGGGTAACCAAAACAACTGTCGTCCCAAATTGATTTATTTTTAAAAGCAAATTAATAATTTCATTGGCATTAATCGCATCCAGATTTCCGGTCGGCTCATCAGCTAATAAAATTTTCGGCTGGTGAACTAAAGCCCGAGCAATCGCTGCCCGCTGTTTTTCTCCGCCGGAAACTTCTCGCGGATAACGCCCCCCCTTGCCTTCCAAGCCGACAATTTTTAAAACACTGGGAACAATCTTTTTTATTTTGGCACTGGAAGCCCCGCAGGCTTCAAGAGCAAAAGCGATATTTTCCGATAAAGTTTTTTTGGGTAATAATTTAAAGTCTTGAAAAATAACACCAATTTGCCGACGCAAAAAAGAAACATCGCCACGACCAATTCTGGTAATATCCCAATCACCAACTAAAACCCGCCCCGAATCTACACGCTCCTCACCAATTAAAATGCGCGAGAGGGTTGTTTTTCCGGCTCCTGACTGCCCGACAATAGAAACAAATTCACCAGGCTTAATATGAAGATTAATATCTCGCAAAACCGGATTTTTATGACCGTAAGATTTATAAACTTTTTCAAAAGTAATCATATCGGATTATTGGCTTAATAAGCGTGTTCCGTATTGAATAAGTTGATCATTATCAGTAAAACTAGCAGCCCGAGTGGGCGAACCAAAATTAACAGCGATCAGCTCGGCACCCGACTTAGTTGTAACCTTATTCATTAAGCAGTATAAAGACTCGTGCAAATAACCAGTCTTGGTTCCTCCTAAATTATAAAGATTTTGCCCCACCCAAGGATTAGTATTTTTTAAACGATGACTTTCTTTAGTGTTTAAAGTAGAGAAATTATAATTAGCGGTGGTTGAAATTTTCTGAATTAAAGGATTCTTTAAAACCTCTTTGCTTATTATAGCATAATCATAAGGAGAGCTCACATTAGCCGGGGCAAGGCCAGTCGGCTCAATAAAACTCGTGCTAGCTGCTCCCCAAGCAGAGACTTTTTCGTTCATGCGTTTAATAAACTCCAACCGACTTACGCCACTATAGCGAACTAAAGTTTCAACCGCATTGTTCGCTGATCCAACTAATGCCGAATAAAGTAAATCTTTTAATGTCAAAGTATCCCCTTCTTTAAGGCGCAGACGCGCGGACTCCCAAGGCTCGCAATGCTCATAGTTATATTCTTCGTCTTGGAGTTTATAAGTGGCCACTGCTTCTAAATCAGGATTGGTATCTAAAAAAACTTGCGCCGCGACCAATTTGGATAAAGAGGCTAGCGGTTTTACCGTCTGACTATCTTTCTCCCACAAGACTTCTCCGGTTTTGGCATCCATCACAATCCCTGACCAGCCCGCTAGAAGCGGTTCACCACCAGCCGGCCGGACAAGACTAATTACTGGGTCTAGAGATTTTAGCGGCTCAACTTTAACGTTAGTTAAGCCCTCACTTAAAAAAGCAATTTTTTGGAAAGCTTGTTTATCTAAATCAATTACCCGATTGGGGTGCAAGGCACGATTAGGGCCATAGTCATTAACAGTCACGTCAACAAACTTGCCATTATCTAAATTGTGAACCCGCAAAACACTGCCTTTGGCATAATCTGGTGAAGCCGCAAACATCCCGCCTTTATAGGCGTACCAACTAGCCTGACCCGTAGCTAAAACTTTTTCATTAGCTAAAACTGCCAAGCGCACAAAAGTAAAAGGAACTTGAGCGCGCACCACTCGCCTCTGCGGATTTTCAATGGTCGGCAACGGGTGCCAATTATTAGTAAAACGATCAAAGAAAAAAACTTGCTTATAGAGGTTGTCGGTTTCCGGGTTAGCCGGATAATCTAATTCCACGCCATAGGTTTCGCCCGGTTTTAATTTTCCCTCCGGCAAACTGACTTGATAAATTGGCGTGAGAGGGACAAAATCCCAAGGAGGAGTTAAAGGACCAATTTGAGCGAGAACAGAAATTGGTTTTTCATCAGAGCGAACAAAATCGGCAGCAATGAAAGAATCGTCCGGGCCAGCGACGGTAAGCGCCGCGCTGATTTGAGGGTTAGCGGCGACCGGTAGTGGTGATAAAATATAAATACCAAAGAGCGAAACCAATATTATTAATAAAGTAGATTTTTTTAAGGCTGATTTATTTTTCATCATATATATTTTTAGTTGACTAAGGGAGGCCTTCCTTTTATAATCAAGGCAGTGCCGAGGTGGCTCAGTTGGTAGAGCAGCGCACTCGTAACGCGCAGGTCGTGGGTTCGATCCCCATCCTCGGCTCATTTTTAAAACCGGTAAGCCCGGTTTTTTTAATGGAAGAAATAGGCCAACCAACGATTCCAATTAGCG
This window of the Candidatus Parcubacteria bacterium genome carries:
- a CDS encoding ATP-binding cassette domain-containing protein (Derived by automated computational analysis using gene prediction method: Protein Homology. GO_function: GO:0005524 - ATP binding [Evidence IEA]); protein product: MITFEKVYKSYGHKNPVLRDINLHIKPGEFVSIVGQSGAGKTTLSRILIGEERVDSGRVLVGDWDITRIGRGDVSFLRRQIGVIFQDFKLLPKKTLSENIAFALEACGASSAKIKKIVPSVLKIVGLEGKGGRYPREVSGGEKQRAAIARALVHQPKILLADEPTGNLDAINANEIINLLLKINQFGTTVVLVTHNKEIVNQLRHRVITMDRGVIISDKERGKYFL
- a CDS encoding HAMP domain-containing sensor histidine kinase (Derived by automated computational analysis using gene prediction method: Protein Homology. GO_function: GO:0000156 - phosphorelay response regulator activity [Evidence IEA]; GO_function: GO:0004673 - protein histidine kinase activity [Evidence IEA]; GO_function: GO:0005524 - ATP binding [Evidence IEA]; GO_process: GO:0007165 - signal transduction [Evidence IEA]), which codes for MKFFALYFFASSLTILATLFFQRQHFQKKLFKKEATLKDQINQSLLDFKRNKAKELENYHCLVEVGRLASGILHDLVNPLTALTLNLEQTRFSNLSDIKADEWEQKLNEGSILCDRMTRLIKAASKQLNAKTEQKNWFLIDEEIINVLNLLNYKAQLHQVSLRRDLEKDLFLNNNAIKFSRIISNLVSNAIEAADTNKKSSWVEIKTRAAAGRLLITITDNGFGFPNHLKDKLFEPFFSTKDGGHNLGLGLAIVSDLVKKDFSGDLRVVSAAGKFTSFTADLPLNKKDLSVEV
- a CDS encoding response regulator transcription factor (Derived by automated computational analysis using gene prediction method: Protein Homology. GO_function: GO:0003677 - DNA binding [Evidence IEA]; GO_process: GO:0000160 - phosphorelay signal transduction system [Evidence IEA]; GO_process: GO:0006355 - regulation of DNA-templated transcription [Evidence IEA]) produces the protein MHLTVFSFGGWPDFLEKLEATLKRGDPNKSEIFIPPESEVLIIIPGKKRAAAGSLCRHLRRAKIFLPIMVIGEKISLAQGENFLKSGADDYLSGDWELIELQARLEALRRRPQVFINSPLKIKNLKIDFFKRQASVNQKSLLLTPKEFDILEYLGKNQHRLVNREELSLELWTSNFNDLSQTVNSHLSNLRSKLKNSAAEVQITTVFGGGYFLK
- a CDS encoding RlpA-like double-psi beta-barrel domain-containing protein (Derived by automated computational analysis using gene prediction method: Protein Homology.), translating into MMKNKSALKKSTLLIILVSLFGIYILSPLPVAANPQISAALTVAGPDDSFIAADFVRSDEKPISVLAQIGPLTPPWDFVPLTPIYQVSLPEGKLKPGETYGVELDYPANPETDNLYKQVFFFDRFTNNWHPLPTIENPQRRVVRAQVPFTFVRLAVLANEKVLATGQASWYAYKGGMFAASPDYAKGSVLRVHNLDNGKFVDVTVNDYGPNRALHPNRVIDLDKQAFQKIAFLSEGLTNVKVEPLKSLDPVISLVRPAGGEPLLAGWSGIVMDAKTGEVLWEKDSQTVKPLASLSKLVAAQVFLDTNPDLEAVATYKLQDEEYNYEHCEPWESARLRLKEGDTLTLKDLLYSALVGSANNAVETLVRYSGVSRLEFIKRMNEKVSAWGAASTSFIEPTGLAPANVSSPYDYAIISKEVLKNPLIQKISTTANYNFSTLNTKESHRLKNTNPWVGQNLYNLGGTKTGYLHESLYCLMNKVTTKSGAELIAVNFGSPTRAASFTDNDQLIQYGTRLLSQ
- a CDS encoding fibrobacter succinogenes major paralogous domain-containing protein (Derived by automated computational analysis using gene prediction method: Protein Homology.) codes for the protein MRTNCKSGLWKTIVFLASVFFLVSFFACSDPDPVLLKPSVSITSVKDVATTEAVIVFSVFTNGAANISLEYFEALHQEVKENKLLSLPDKGADAVSISIPLSKLKPNTSYDFRVMIVNDGGSDAKTGTFKTLSLTKAGVLVKPATEVTRFEATLNATIIPYQPETKVTFKYWTDAEKTPKAKTLTTLYQGADSLEVSVGLSELPLGTKIYYQVELDNQAGIVISDMSEFETFAVIDYDGNLYHAVTIGDQVWLRENLRTTHYANGDPIPNVGSAGNWGDLSTGAYCQYDNDPKNGELYGNLYNFYVGNDERELIIGWATPTLSEFWDLGEYLAGSKEAWKAGPLMMAKGETYWKNPNSYNPPTNSSGFTAVGNGAFAENTDNQWVYMNLRESATWWTATSEGSAYGHMVEISNDLNHLTLGRFYSQKMYCGLRLLKKSDK
- a CDS encoding tryptophan-rich sensory protein (Derived by automated computational analysis using gene prediction method: Protein Homology. GO_component: GO:0016020 - membrane [Evidence IEA]) — protein: MNNKFLKISTLGAYLTMVMVNALAVLLPLAGRKTGDISDSYPNLFAPAGYAFSIWSLIYILLGVYVVYQFRQSKKEVAFVNRLFIINALLNAAWIFAWHYEVIWLSVLLIIGLLITLIKIADVLRSAKLTPSEGWRLRLPFSVYFGWITVATIANITVFLVKIGWNRFGPSEVFWTVAILLVGALIGSWRMLKDRSLAYGLVLIWAYGAILYRHLAESGFKGEYPAVIVAAVIALLIFLGGLVFMSAKKKHKSLPN
- a CDS encoding permease-like cell division protein FtsX (Derived by automated computational analysis using gene prediction method: Protein Homology.), which produces MISLIRALKFSFQDIFRNVWLSIVTVTILALALFSMNALFTVKLISENAVEAVKERINISLYFKPDASEAQIIETKQRVESLADVKEVIFISKAEALENFRSKNQNNPEILNALKEIGKNPLSPSLIITPADFDNSEALITSLKALESDALESRDFSDNSVILEKINQITYKLNEIGIILIVIFILIGLLVAYNAIRVAIYTHRQEIEIMRLVGASNFFIYMPYVFSAFFYALVATLIVAVSLFPLLSIVQPYLEVFFTGYTVNIISFYTDNAWSIFGAQFGAVFAVTLIATWLAVRKYARV